One window from the genome of Coffea eugenioides isolate CCC68of unplaced genomic scaffold, Ceug_1.0 ScVebR1_98;HRSCAF=460, whole genome shotgun sequence encodes:
- the LOC113759198 gene encoding eukaryotic translation initiation factor 3 subunit F-like — protein sequence MEGTHSGRGRGRGSRQPTSERGIGETSSGPNLELKVDPNVQIAAAMQQMTDLLAQERKEDEFIQLRQGTQTVAEYESQFTRLSKSAPELVMTEQRRIRRFVQGLNVEIQKDLAVAQINTFSEAVEKAQQVESAKLQVRNFQAKKRGFPGSSSGQGDKSTPPKFGRGAGGGRQSGVSRGAQSRGGQAGRGQRGNF from the exons ATGGAGGGCACTCatagtggtcgaggccgtggacgcgGGAGTAGACAACCCACGTCTGAAAGGGGCATTGGGGAAACCTCGTCTGGACCAAACCTTGAACTTAAGGTTGatcccaatgtccaaatagctgctgccatgcagcaaatgactgactTGCTAGCCCAG GAAAGGAAAGAAGACGAATTTATTCAGCTTCGCCAGGGGACTCAGACCGTAGCTGAGTACGAAAGccaattcactcgcctatccaaATCTGCCCCCGAGCTAGTCATGACCGAACAACGAAGGATAAGGCGCTTtgtccagggcttgaacgtagaaatccagaaggacctcgctgTGGCCCAAATTAACACTTTTAGTGAGGCCGTGGAGAAGGCTCAACAAGTGGAAAGCGCCAAGCTCCAAGTGAGGAACTTTCAAGCTAAGAAGCGAGGATTTCCTGGTAGTAGCTCAGGGCAGGGGGATaagagtacccctcccaagtttggacgGGGAGCCGGAGGTGGAAGGCAGTCGGGAGTATCGAGAGGGGCTCAGTCAAGaggtggccaagctgggcgaggccAAAGAGGAAATTTCTAG